From the genome of Methylomonas sp. UP202, one region includes:
- the cysM gene encoding cysteine synthase CysM, protein MNFPTIEAFVGNTPLVRLQRLPVANACTILVKLEGNNPAGSVKDRPALSMIQHAEARGEIKPGDRLIEATSGNTGIALAMAAAIKGYKMTLIMPDNMSAERIASMKAYGAEIILTPAKGSMEGAIDLARAMEARGEGRILDQFANPDNPLAHYEGTGPEIWRDTQGTITHFVSSMGTTGTIMGTSKYLKEQNPAIEIVGVQPEGESKIPGIRRWPKEYLPKIYDDSRVDRIIEVNQINAENTTRALAAEEGIFAGVSSGGAVYAALQLSQQVENALIVAIVCDRGDRYLSTGIFPT, encoded by the coding sequence ATGAATTTTCCAACGATAGAAGCTTTTGTCGGAAACACGCCATTGGTACGGTTGCAACGATTGCCGGTGGCGAATGCTTGCACGATTTTGGTCAAGCTGGAAGGCAACAATCCGGCCGGCTCGGTCAAGGACAGGCCGGCCTTGAGCATGATTCAGCACGCCGAAGCGCGCGGCGAGATCAAGCCGGGCGACCGCCTGATCGAAGCCACCAGCGGCAATACCGGCATCGCGCTGGCGATGGCGGCGGCGATCAAGGGGTACAAAATGACGCTGATCATGCCGGATAATATGAGCGCGGAAAGGATCGCATCGATGAAGGCGTACGGCGCCGAAATCATCCTGACTCCGGCCAAGGGCAGCATGGAGGGCGCGATAGACCTGGCGCGAGCCATGGAAGCGCGTGGCGAGGGCCGCATCCTCGATCAGTTCGCCAATCCGGACAATCCGCTGGCGCATTACGAAGGCACCGGCCCGGAAATTTGGCGCGACACTCAAGGCACCATTACTCACTTCGTCAGTTCGATGGGTACCACCGGCACCATCATGGGGACCTCCAAATATTTGAAGGAACAAAATCCGGCCATTGAAATTGTCGGGGTGCAGCCGGAAGGCGAGTCCAAGATTCCCGGCATTCGCCGCTGGCCTAAGGAATACCTGCCGAAGATTTATGACGACAGCCGGGTGGATAGAATTATCGAAGTCAACCAAATCAACGCCGAGAACACCACCCGCGCGTTGGCCGCCGAGGAAGGCATTTTCGCCGGCGTGTCGTCCGGCGGCGCGGTTTACGCGGCGCTGCAATTGTCCCAGCAAGTAGAAAATGCGTTGATCGTGGCGATAGTCTGCGATCGAGGCGATCGTTATTTGTCCACAGGGATCTTCCCGACCTGA
- the rlmD gene encoding 23S rRNA (uracil(1939)-C(5))-methyltransferase RlmD — MAYKKKLPLDPVTVTIESLSHDGRGISHVNGKVVFIDEALPGESVDFVYTDSRRDYAEGKVVKLHDRNPHRVDPACPHFGSCGGCSFQHVDDAEQIHFKEDLLREQFRRIGKVEIPQIWEALTGPHWGYRTKARMGVKWVAKKGRVLVGFRERRNPYLAEIDACKVMHPIVGEKLTLLGDMIAGLTIKDKIPQIEVAIGDHECVLAFRVLEAPTAEDKQRMREFAHRHQISICLQPKGPDSIVPLDGEPEVIPSYALPEYGVKFNFRPAMFTQVNYDINRQMIARALAALELTKADRVLDLFCGLGNFTLPLATRAGYVVGIEGDTPLVNHARENVRLNRLDNVEFHVADLTKDVRDQPWSQQKFTKVLLDPSRAGASEVLHNFKHWRPERIVYVSCNPSTLARDAGILVNELGYQLVKAGVMDMFPQTAHVESIALFVKP; from the coding sequence ATGGCTTACAAGAAAAAACTTCCGTTAGACCCGGTTACCGTTACCATCGAATCCTTGTCCCACGACGGCCGCGGCATCAGCCACGTCAACGGCAAGGTGGTGTTCATCGACGAAGCCTTGCCCGGTGAGAGCGTGGACTTCGTCTATACCGACAGCCGCCGCGATTACGCCGAAGGCAAGGTCGTGAAACTGCACGACCGCAATCCGCACCGCGTCGATCCGGCCTGTCCGCACTTCGGCAGTTGCGGCGGCTGCAGCTTCCAGCATGTCGACGACGCCGAGCAGATTCATTTCAAGGAAGATTTGCTGCGCGAGCAGTTTCGCCGCATCGGTAAGGTCGAGATTCCGCAAATATGGGAAGCGCTGACCGGGCCGCATTGGGGCTACCGCACCAAGGCGCGTATGGGGGTGAAATGGGTCGCCAAAAAGGGCAGGGTGCTGGTCGGTTTTCGCGAGCGCCGCAATCCCTATCTGGCTGAAATCGATGCCTGCAAGGTGATGCACCCTATCGTCGGCGAAAAGCTGACCCTGCTCGGCGACATGATCGCCGGCCTGACCATCAAGGACAAGATTCCGCAAATCGAGGTCGCGATCGGCGACCACGAATGCGTGCTGGCGTTTCGGGTGTTGGAAGCGCCGACCGCCGAGGACAAGCAGCGGATGCGCGAATTTGCTCATCGCCACCAGATCAGCATTTGCCTGCAACCCAAGGGACCGGACAGCATCGTGCCGCTGGACGGCGAGCCCGAGGTGATTCCAAGCTATGCCTTGCCGGAATACGGCGTCAAATTCAACTTTCGGCCGGCGATGTTCACCCAGGTCAATTACGACATCAATCGGCAAATGATCGCCCGCGCGTTGGCCGCGCTGGAATTGACCAAGGCCGACCGGGTATTGGATTTGTTTTGCGGGCTGGGCAATTTCACGCTACCGCTGGCGACCCGCGCCGGTTACGTGGTCGGCATCGAAGGCGACACGCCGCTGGTCAATCATGCCCGCGAAAATGTCCGCTTGAACCGGCTGGACAATGTCGAATTTCACGTCGCCGATTTGACCAAGGACGTTCGGGATCAGCCCTGGAGCCAGCAAAAATTCACCAAGGTGTTGCTCGATCCGTCGCGGGCCGGCGCATCCGAGGTGTTGCACAACTTCAAGCATTGGCGGCCGGAACGCATCGTCTACGTGTCCTGCAATCCATCGACATTGGCGCGCGATGCCGGTATTCTGGTCAACGAATTGGGTTACCAACTGGTCAAGGCGGGCGTGATGGATATGTTCCCGCAGACCGCCCACGTCGAGTCCATCGCATTATTCGTCAAACCATGA
- a CDS encoding L,D-transpeptidase, giving the protein MSPHCYIDVSLADQRLLLIEDDSVMRVFAVSTAKNGPGELKGSECTPTGWHRIRAKIGAEAPVNTVFVGRRPTGEIYTPELALTQPERDWILSRILWLGGLEPGKNRYGEVDTAWRYIYIHGCPDEAMQAVPASHGCIRMRNADMIELFDMVSPGCRVFIHA; this is encoded by the coding sequence ATGAGTCCACATTGTTACATCGACGTATCGCTTGCCGACCAGCGTTTGCTGTTGATCGAAGACGACAGCGTGATGCGGGTGTTTGCGGTCTCCACCGCCAAGAATGGGCCCGGCGAGCTGAAAGGCAGCGAATGCACGCCGACCGGCTGGCACCGGATTCGCGCCAAAATCGGCGCCGAGGCCCCGGTCAACACCGTGTTCGTCGGCCGGCGACCGACCGGCGAAATCTATACGCCGGAACTGGCACTGACCCAACCCGAGCGCGACTGGATACTCAGCCGGATATTGTGGCTGGGCGGTCTGGAGCCGGGCAAGAACCGCTATGGCGAGGTCGATACCGCCTGGCGGTACATTTACATCCACGGCTGTCCGGACGAAGCGATGCAGGCGGTGCCGGCTTCGCACGGCTGCATCCGGATGCGCAATGCCGATATGATCGAATTGTTCGACATGGTGTCGCCCGGCTGCCGGGTGTTTATTCACGCCTGA
- the truA gene encoding tRNA pseudouridine(38-40) synthase TruA translates to MSRIVLGVEYDGSRYAGWQIQAGKATVQGELERALTNIAAQPVTVLCAGRTDAGVHALEQVVHFDCPVERDLRGWVMGGNSHLPDDIRITWAKPAVYDFHARYSAIARFYRYVILNRAMKSALLRDQATWCYQTLDAERMHRAAQHLLGEHDFSSFRAQSCQSVSPYRLMYFIDVVRDDDKVVIDLCANAFLHHMVRNIAGVLIDIGSGKQPEDWTLHLLGIKDRAQAASTAPPHGLHLGGVFYPERYGVPAHSVFSKLPKDAKRFD, encoded by the coding sequence GTGAGCCGCATCGTTCTCGGTGTCGAATACGACGGTAGCCGCTACGCCGGTTGGCAGATTCAGGCTGGTAAAGCCACCGTGCAAGGCGAGTTGGAACGGGCGCTGACCAACATCGCTGCCCAACCGGTGACGGTGTTGTGCGCCGGCCGCACCGACGCCGGCGTGCACGCCCTGGAGCAAGTCGTGCATTTCGATTGCCCGGTCGAGCGGGATTTGCGCGGCTGGGTGATGGGTGGCAACAGCCATCTGCCGGACGATATCCGCATCACCTGGGCCAAGCCGGCTGTCTATGATTTTCATGCCCGCTACAGCGCTATCGCCCGTTTTTACCGCTATGTAATTCTTAACCGGGCGATGAAGTCGGCGTTGCTGCGCGACCAGGCGACCTGGTGTTATCAAACGCTCGACGCCGAGCGTATGCACCGCGCCGCCCAACATTTGCTCGGCGAGCACGATTTTTCGTCGTTCCGCGCCCAGAGCTGCCAGTCGGTCAGTCCCTATCGGCTGATGTATTTCATCGACGTGGTTCGCGACGACGATAAAGTGGTCATCGACCTGTGCGCCAACGCGTTCTTGCACCACATGGTCCGTAACATCGCCGGCGTGCTGATCGACATCGGCAGCGGCAAACAGCCCGAGGATTGGACCTTGCATTTGCTGGGCATCAAGGACCGCGCCCAAGCCGCGAGCACCGCGCCGCCGCACGGTCTACACCTGGGTGGCGTGTTTTATCCAGAGCGCTACGGCGTTCCCGCTCATTCTGTCTTCTCGAAGTTGCCTAAAGACGCCAAACGTTTTGATTGA
- a CDS encoding amino acid permease: MTGRLNSENTAHDSAIAPNWAGGSQDRGKAELLQPGLGVLHLLALGVGAIVGTGILTLIGVGVAKAGPAVIVAFGFAGLVCACAALAYAEMATAIPKAGGAYTYTRVVIGETAGWFVGWCLILEYSLVVSAVAVGWSGYAAPILQDWLGISTTWLVAPARGGIVNLPAVAIIGAVAGLLTLGTKESATCNAWLVVLKIGALLMFVALAARGFDASHLQPFMPYGFAKTVGADGVERGVMVAAAIIFFAFYGFDAIATAAEEARRPDRDLAVGIIGSMLICVAIYIAVALAALGALDYRRFADSVEPLALVLRELGAPLAAKCLGFTAVAALPTVILAFFYGQSRIFFAMARDGLLPNSLARVSRRGSPVRTTWFTAALVGGVAGVFPLADIAALANAGTLLAFAAVALCMLVARHRAPDAVRKFSAPWPWLTGTIAILGCGYLFVSLPTKTQTGFFIWNGFGLLVYAVFHRPSCLKFGRR; encoded by the coding sequence TTGACTGGCCGCCTCAATTCCGAAAATACAGCTCACGATTCGGCTATCGCGCCAAATTGGGCGGGTGGTAGCCAAGATCGCGGCAAAGCCGAACTATTGCAGCCCGGTCTTGGAGTGTTGCATTTGTTGGCTCTGGGTGTCGGTGCCATTGTCGGTACCGGGATTTTGACGTTAATCGGTGTCGGCGTCGCCAAGGCTGGGCCGGCGGTTATTGTCGCCTTCGGATTCGCAGGTCTGGTTTGCGCTTGCGCGGCGCTGGCTTACGCGGAAATGGCGACCGCAATTCCCAAGGCTGGTGGCGCTTATACTTACACGAGGGTTGTGATCGGTGAGACCGCCGGCTGGTTTGTGGGTTGGTGTCTGATTCTGGAATATTCGTTGGTGGTTAGCGCGGTTGCTGTGGGCTGGTCGGGTTACGCCGCGCCGATTTTGCAGGACTGGCTGGGGATTTCGACGACTTGGTTGGTCGCTCCGGCGCGGGGCGGAATCGTCAACTTGCCTGCCGTCGCAATCATTGGGGCGGTTGCGGGCTTGTTGACGCTGGGCACCAAGGAAAGCGCGACCTGCAACGCGTGGTTGGTAGTGTTAAAAATCGGCGCCTTGCTGATGTTTGTAGCGCTGGCCGCCCGAGGTTTCGATGCGAGCCATTTGCAGCCGTTCATGCCTTACGGCTTCGCGAAAACGGTCGGCGCGGACGGTGTCGAACGCGGCGTTATGGTGGCGGCCGCGATTATTTTCTTCGCGTTTTACGGTTTCGATGCCATAGCGACCGCCGCAGAGGAAGCACGCCGTCCCGATCGTGATTTGGCGGTCGGCATCATCGGCTCGATGCTGATCTGCGTGGCGATCTATATCGCGGTGGCGTTGGCCGCGTTGGGCGCGCTGGACTATCGCCGGTTTGCCGACAGTGTTGAACCCTTGGCGTTGGTGCTGCGCGAGTTGGGTGCGCCGCTGGCCGCGAAATGCTTGGGATTTACGGCGGTGGCGGCGCTGCCTACCGTGATTTTGGCTTTCTTTTACGGCCAAAGCCGGATTTTCTTTGCAATGGCCCGCGACGGACTATTACCGAACAGCTTGGCACGAGTATCTCGACGCGGTAGCCCGGTGCGTACGACTTGGTTTACCGCCGCGCTGGTTGGCGGCGTGGCTGGTGTTTTTCCGCTGGCGGACATTGCGGCATTGGCTAATGCCGGAACATTGTTGGCTTTCGCCGCAGTCGCGCTGTGCATGCTGGTTGCACGCCACCGCGCACCGGATGCCGTTCGCAAGTTCAGCGCGCCGTGGCCGTGGTTGACTGGAACCATCGCGATACTTGGATGCGGCTACTTGTTCGTCAGTTTGCCGACCAAAACGCAAACCGGTTTTTTTATTTGGAACGGATTCGGTTTACTGGTCTATGCGGTTTTTCATCGGCCCAGTTGCCTTAAATTTGGCAGGCGTTGA
- the ettA gene encoding energy-dependent translational throttle protein EttA codes for MAQYIFSMNRVGKIVPPKKYILKDISLSFFPGAKIGVLGLNGSGKSTLLRIMAGVDKEIEGEAIPLKGINIGYLPQEPQLDPSKTVRGNIEEAVQHIKDALAKLDAVYAAYADPEADFDKLAAEQAHLEDVINACDGHNLDRTLEIAADALRLPDWEADVNKLSGGEKRRVALCRLLLSKPDMLLLDEPTNHLDAESVAWLERFLHDYTGTVVAVTHDRYFLDNVAGWILELDRGMGIPWEGNYSSWLEQKEKRLELEDKQESSRQKAMKAELEWVRSNPKGRHAKSKARLARFEELSSVEVQKRNETQEIYIPPGPRLGDVVIEAENVGKGFGDRLLINDLSFKLPPGGIVGIIGPNGAGKTTLFRMMAGFEKPDSGTFTIGQTVQLSYVEQFRDNMDDNKTVWQEISDGLDMITVGKYETPSRAYCGRFNFKGADQQKRIGDLSGGERNRVHLAKLLKSGGNVLLLDEPTNDLDVETLRALEEALLAFPGCAVVISHDRWFLDRVATHMLAFEGDSEVVWFEGNYADYEADRHRRLGIDADTPHRIKYKKIG; via the coding sequence ATGGCGCAATACATATTTTCGATGAATCGGGTCGGCAAAATCGTGCCGCCGAAAAAGTACATCCTCAAGGACATCTCGTTATCGTTCTTTCCGGGCGCTAAAATCGGCGTCTTGGGTTTAAACGGTTCGGGTAAATCGACGCTGCTACGTATCATGGCCGGCGTCGATAAGGAAATCGAAGGCGAGGCGATTCCGCTGAAAGGCATCAACATCGGCTACTTGCCGCAAGAGCCGCAGCTCGATCCTAGCAAAACCGTGCGCGGCAACATTGAGGAAGCCGTGCAACACATCAAGGACGCTCTGGCCAAACTGGACGCGGTCTATGCCGCCTACGCCGATCCGGAAGCCGATTTCGACAAGTTGGCGGCCGAACAAGCGCATCTGGAAGACGTGATTAATGCTTGTGACGGTCACAATCTGGACCGGACCCTAGAAATTGCCGCCGATGCCTTGCGTTTGCCGGATTGGGAGGCTGACGTCAATAAATTGTCAGGCGGCGAGAAGCGTCGGGTGGCTTTATGCCGGCTGTTGCTGTCCAAACCCGACATGCTTTTGCTCGACGAGCCGACCAACCATTTGGATGCCGAGTCGGTTGCGTGGCTGGAGCGCTTCCTGCACGATTATACCGGCACCGTGGTAGCGGTAACTCACGACCGTTATTTCCTCGATAACGTTGCCGGCTGGATTTTGGAGCTGGATCGCGGTATGGGCATTCCTTGGGAAGGCAACTATTCATCGTGGCTGGAACAAAAGGAAAAGCGCCTGGAGCTTGAGGATAAACAGGAGTCTTCACGCCAGAAAGCGATGAAGGCCGAGCTGGAATGGGTGCGTTCCAATCCCAAGGGTCGTCACGCCAAGAGCAAGGCGAGGTTGGCGCGTTTTGAGGAATTGTCGTCGGTCGAGGTGCAAAAACGCAACGAGACTCAGGAGATCTATATTCCACCCGGACCGCGCCTGGGCGATGTAGTCATCGAAGCTGAAAATGTCGGTAAGGGTTTCGGCGATCGTTTGCTGATCAACGATTTGAGTTTCAAGTTACCGCCGGGCGGTATTGTCGGCATCATCGGTCCGAACGGGGCCGGTAAGACCACGTTGTTCAGAATGATGGCGGGTTTTGAAAAGCCCGATTCCGGTACGTTTACGATTGGACAGACCGTTCAGCTGTCGTACGTCGAACAGTTTCGCGATAACATGGACGATAACAAAACGGTTTGGCAGGAGATTTCCGACGGTCTGGACATGATCACCGTCGGCAAGTACGAAACGCCGTCTCGGGCCTATTGCGGGCGCTTTAATTTCAAGGGCGCCGATCAACAAAAACGTATCGGCGATCTGTCCGGCGGCGAACGCAACCGGGTGCATTTGGCCAAGTTGCTGAAAAGCGGCGGCAACGTATTGCTGCTTGACGAGCCGACCAACGATCTGGATGTCGAAACCTTGCGGGCGCTGGAGGAGGCCTTGTTGGCTTTCCCTGGCTGCGCGGTAGTGATCTCGCACGATCGCTGGTTTCTGGATCGCGTCGCGACCCATATGCTGGCATTCGAGGGCGACAGCGAGGTGGTTTGGTTCGAGGGTAACTACGCCGACTACGAGGCCGACCGCCATCGTCGTCTGGGTATCGACGCCGATACGCCGCATAGGATCAAATACAAAAAAATCGGCTAA
- the hfq gene encoding RNA chaperone Hfq, whose translation MSKAQNLQDNFLNALRKEHTPVSIFLVNGIKLQGRVDSFDQYVVMLKNTVNQMVYKHAISTIVPGKNVNMHREPEVSDDN comes from the coding sequence ATGTCGAAAGCACAAAACTTGCAGGATAATTTTTTGAATGCCCTGAGAAAAGAACACACTCCGGTGTCGATTTTCTTGGTTAATGGTATCAAGCTGCAAGGCCGTGTCGATTCTTTCGATCAATACGTGGTCATGCTTAAAAATACCGTGAATCAAATGGTTTATAAGCACGCCATATCCACCATCGTTCCCGGAAAAAACGTCAACATGCACCGCGAGCCGGAAGTTAGTGACGACAATTAA
- the hflX gene encoding ribosome rescue GTPase HflX has product MFERPDAGERAILVHLNLQAGQEDLDELKELTKSAGALPIHVVTGSRHRPDPKYFVGIGKLDEIKSAVTDASADIVIFNHPLSPSQERNLEKALEVRVVDRNGLILDIFAQRAQTFEGKLQVELAQLKHLSTRLIRGWTHLERQKGGIGLRGPGETQLETDRRLLGVRIKQIQQRLEKVEKQRHQGRSKRKKAEIPAVSLVGYTNAGKSTLFNTLTGAGIYAADQLFATLDPTLRQLSLSNGNDIILADTVGFIRHLPHELVAAFRSTLQEASEADLLLHVIDAHAEDRDETIFQVNQVLNDIEAGKIPQLKVFNKIDLLDSIQPHIDYGEDGKPTAVWISARTGQGCELLQQALCELFASSKVVRKCFLPAAQTGIKAKLFGYVRILDEVCNESGDCELTLEIDQKHLGLLKGIETSSPEEMA; this is encoded by the coding sequence TTGTTTGAACGTCCCGATGCAGGTGAACGAGCAATACTCGTTCACCTAAATTTGCAAGCCGGGCAAGAAGATCTCGACGAGTTAAAGGAACTGACCAAATCCGCCGGCGCCCTGCCGATACATGTGGTGACCGGCAGTCGGCACCGGCCCGACCCAAAGTATTTTGTCGGCATCGGCAAGTTGGATGAAATCAAGTCGGCGGTAACCGACGCTAGTGCCGATATCGTCATTTTCAATCATCCGCTGTCGCCTAGTCAGGAACGCAATCTGGAGAAAGCGCTGGAAGTGAGGGTCGTCGATAGAAACGGCCTGATTCTGGATATTTTCGCTCAGCGCGCTCAGACTTTCGAAGGCAAGTTGCAGGTTGAACTCGCCCAGCTTAAACATTTATCGACGCGCCTAATTCGCGGCTGGACTCACTTGGAGCGGCAAAAAGGCGGTATCGGTCTGCGCGGTCCCGGCGAAACCCAATTGGAGACCGATAGGCGTTTGCTGGGCGTTCGCATTAAGCAAATCCAGCAACGCTTGGAAAAAGTCGAGAAACAACGCCACCAGGGGCGCAGCAAACGCAAGAAGGCCGAGATTCCGGCGGTATCCTTGGTCGGCTATACCAATGCCGGTAAATCGACTTTGTTCAATACCCTGACCGGCGCCGGCATTTATGCGGCCGATCAATTGTTCGCGACCCTCGACCCAACCCTGCGGCAGTTGTCGCTGAGCAACGGCAACGACATTATCCTGGCCGACACGGTCGGATTCATTCGCCATCTACCGCACGAACTGGTGGCGGCCTTCCGATCAACCTTGCAGGAAGCCAGCGAGGCGGATTTGTTGTTGCATGTGATAGACGCACATGCCGAAGATCGCGACGAGACAATTTTCCAGGTCAATCAAGTGTTGAACGATATCGAGGCGGGTAAAATTCCGCAGCTCAAGGTTTTCAACAAGATCGACCTGCTCGATAGTATCCAGCCGCACATTGATTACGGCGAAGACGGCAAGCCGACCGCGGTTTGGATCAGTGCGCGAACCGGACAAGGATGCGAATTGTTGCAGCAAGCTTTGTGCGAATTGTTTGCCAGTAGCAAGGTGGTCCGTAAATGTTTTCTGCCGGCGGCGCAAACCGGTATCAAAGCCAAGCTGTTCGGTTATGTCCGGATACTCGACGAGGTTTGCAACGAATCCGGCGATTGCGAATTGACCCTGGAGATCGATCAAAAGCATTTAGGCTTGCTAAAGGGTATCGAAACCTCGAGCCCCGAGGAAATGGCCTAA
- the hflK gene encoding FtsH protease activity modulator HflK yields the protein MSWNEPGGDKKDPWSGRNDQNSPPDLDEVVRNLQEKLGALFGGGSNGGGNRTSGSSMRGAGWVAGGALVLWSLSGFYTVDEGTRGVVTRFGAYVGTSQPGLNWHVPAPIEQVQVINVEQQRFIEVGYRSGGGQAMGSVPKEAMMLTKDENIVDVRLAVQYQVKDAKDYAFNVLDPASTLKQVTESVQRGVIGRSDMDFVLTEGRSEIVQEIKSEIQSVMDAYRTGILITSVNLQDAQPPEQVQGAFEDAIKAREDKQRLINEAEAYANDVVPKARGAASRIVQESEGYKEKVIAKANGDVSRFSQLLTEYKKAPGVTKQRMYIETMEQVLGRASNVLVDVKDGGNVMYLPLDKLGVGRTEAAPDSVTNHEPVAPQPTLPTVKESKTDVRINSRERDVRGRYDGK from the coding sequence ATGTCTTGGAATGAGCCCGGCGGTGATAAAAAAGACCCCTGGAGTGGTCGCAACGACCAAAATAGTCCTCCCGATCTGGACGAGGTTGTGCGCAACCTGCAGGAAAAACTGGGAGCTCTGTTTGGCGGCGGATCCAACGGTGGCGGCAACCGCACCTCGGGCTCTTCAATGCGCGGAGCGGGCTGGGTTGCCGGCGGTGCGTTGGTCTTATGGAGCTTGAGCGGTTTTTATACGGTTGACGAGGGAACTCGCGGCGTTGTCACTCGTTTCGGCGCCTATGTCGGTACGTCGCAACCCGGTCTGAATTGGCACGTGCCGGCACCGATCGAGCAAGTACAAGTCATCAACGTCGAGCAACAACGCTTTATAGAAGTCGGTTATCGTTCGGGCGGCGGTCAGGCGATGGGCTCGGTACCCAAGGAAGCGATGATGCTGACCAAGGATGAAAACATCGTCGATGTCCGTCTGGCCGTGCAATATCAGGTCAAGGACGCCAAGGATTATGCCTTCAACGTATTGGACCCGGCTTCGACTCTGAAGCAAGTCACCGAAAGCGTGCAACGCGGTGTGATCGGCCGTAGCGACATGGATTTCGTATTGACCGAAGGCCGTAGCGAAATCGTTCAAGAGATCAAGAGCGAGATTCAATCGGTGATGGATGCCTACCGCACAGGCATTTTGATCACTAGTGTCAATTTGCAGGACGCTCAGCCGCCCGAGCAAGTGCAGGGGGCTTTCGAAGACGCCATTAAGGCGCGCGAAGACAAACAGCGTTTGATCAACGAAGCCGAAGCTTATGCCAACGACGTGGTACCCAAGGCCCGCGGTGCTGCGTCTCGTATCGTGCAGGAATCCGAGGGCTATAAGGAAAAAGTCATTGCCAAGGCCAATGGCGATGTCAGTCGCTTCTCGCAACTGCTGACCGAGTACAAAAAGGCGCCTGGAGTGACCAAGCAGCGGATGTATATCGAAACGATGGAACAAGTCCTGGGGCGCGCCAGTAACGTGTTGGTGGACGTCAAGGATGGCGGTAACGTCATGTACTTGCCGCTGGATAAACTGGGCGTCGGTCGCACGGAAGCGGCGCCGGATTCGGTTACGAATCATGAGCCGGTTGCCCCTCAGCCGACCTTGCCGACAGTCAAAGAATCGAAAACCGATGTGCGGATTAACAGCCGCGAACGCGATGTGAGAGGACGTTACGATGGGAAATAA
- the hflC gene encoding protease modulator HflC yields the protein MGNKILVAVGALIVVLSLSVFTVAETERVIKFQLGEIVGADFQPGLHFKLPFINNVKKFDARILTMDSTPERFLTAEKKNVIVDSFVKWRIGDVKTFYTTVAGDVNQANIRLDQIIKDSFRSEFSKRDIRQLVSSDRSAIREALITNVSPHAAKLGINIVDVQVKRIDLPNEVSSSVYQRMEAERARVAREFRSQGSEAAERIRADADKQREIILANAYRDSEILRGEGDARAAETFAKAYGEDSEFFAFYRSLIAYKESLGKPGNVMVLEPSSDFFKYFKTQK from the coding sequence ATGGGAAATAAGATTTTAGTCGCGGTCGGCGCGCTGATTGTTGTGTTGTCGCTGTCGGTGTTCACGGTCGCCGAAACCGAGCGGGTGATTAAATTTCAGCTTGGCGAGATCGTCGGCGCCGATTTTCAACCGGGTTTGCATTTCAAGCTGCCGTTCATTAATAACGTCAAGAAATTCGATGCGCGCATCCTGACGATGGATTCCACGCCGGAACGATTTTTGACTGCCGAAAAGAAAAACGTCATTGTCGATTCTTTCGTCAAATGGCGCATCGGCGATGTCAAAACCTTTTACACCACGGTGGCCGGCGATGTGAATCAAGCCAACATCCGGCTGGATCAAATCATCAAGGATTCGTTTCGTAGCGAGTTCAGCAAACGCGACATCAGGCAGTTGGTATCCAGCGATCGCAGCGCGATCCGCGAAGCGCTGATCACCAATGTTTCGCCCCATGCCGCCAAATTGGGTATCAATATTGTCGACGTGCAAGTGAAGCGGATCGATCTGCCTAACGAGGTGAGTTCGTCGGTCTATCAACGGATGGAAGCCGAACGTGCCAGGGTCGCACGCGAATTCCGCTCGCAAGGCTCCGAGGCTGCCGAGCGTATCCGCGCCGACGCCGACAAGCAGCGCGAGATCATTCTGGCCAACGCCTACCGCGACTCCGAGATATTGCGCGGCGAAGGCGACGCCAGGGCCGCCGAAACCTTTGCCAAGGCTTACGGCGAAGACAGCGAGTTTTTCGCGTTTTACCGTAGCTTGATTGCCTACAAGGAAAGCTTGGGCAAACCGGGCAACGTAATGGTGTTGGAACCGAGTTCGGATTTCTTCAAATACTTTAAAACTCAAAAATAG